Proteins co-encoded in one Acinetobacter lwoffii genomic window:
- a CDS encoding TorF family putative porin codes for MKKLYHLLFSLIPLYSSYAFATGDESSPALSFSGNVSLASDYRWRGQTQTQNDPALQGNFVLSHASGFYLAAFASNVDFDDEVNLELDPQIGYTAPIALGSIHPAVDLGMLRYNYIGNSDLNYNEYYFKMIFNALLHQNDSFTPSISYTYNYGGKAASDSIGKDISNWYFNVLYATPIAQTNFGTNVSLGYSKANQDIYGSEAKDHFFDWKIGATYRYKPMGINAELAAVGSNLKTKDFTSQNKKGVKTEAVFTLTKSF; via the coding sequence ATGAAAAAATTATACCATCTACTTTTTAGCCTTATACCGCTCTATTCAAGTTATGCTTTTGCTACTGGAGATGAAAGCTCTCCCGCTTTAAGCTTTTCAGGTAATGTATCATTGGCCAGCGACTACCGCTGGCGCGGCCAAACGCAAACCCAGAATGATCCGGCCTTGCAGGGAAACTTTGTTTTAAGCCATGCTTCAGGATTTTATCTTGCTGCATTTGCATCGAATGTTGATTTTGATGACGAAGTAAATTTAGAACTGGATCCCCAGATCGGCTATACAGCGCCAATCGCGCTAGGTTCAATCCATCCTGCAGTTGATCTTGGCATGCTGCGCTACAATTACATCGGCAACAGCGATTTAAATTATAATGAATACTATTTCAAAATGATCTTTAATGCGTTGCTGCATCAGAACGATAGCTTTACACCAAGCATAAGCTATACCTATAACTATGGCGGCAAAGCTGCCAGTGACAGTATAGGTAAAGATATCTCAAATTGGTATTTTAATGTCTTATATGCTACACCGATTGCTCAAACTAATTTTGGCACAAATGTTAGCTTAGGTTATTCCAAAGCAAATCAGGACATTTATGGTTCTGAAGCAAAAGACCATTTTTTTGATTGGAAAATTGGTGCAACTTACCGCTATAAGCCAATGGGAATAAATGCAGAATTAGCAGCGGTTGGTAGTAATTTAAAAACCAAAGACTTTACAAGTCAAAATAAAAAAGGGGTAAAAACTGAAGCAGTATTCACCCTGACTAAATCTTTTTAA
- a CDS encoding class I SAM-dependent DNA methyltransferase: MHSLEQKFLNDLDDKLWKAADKLRSSLDAANYKHIVLGLIFLKYVSDAFDERQSELKTLFAHHDDNNIYYMARDHYDSDEEYQQAIADELEILDYYQEKNVFWVPKAGRWSNIRDAAALPIGSIIWQDEQGADVKLRSVSWLIDNALDEIEKANPKLKGILNRIGQYQLDNDKLLDLINTFSDTSFTKPEYNGEKLSLHSKDILGHVYEYFLGQFALAEGKQGGQYYTPKSIVTLIVEMLQPYKGRVYDPAMGSGGFFVSSEKFIEQHAQEKHYKASEQKKHISIYGQESNPTTWKLAAMNMAIRGIDFNFGKKNADSFLEDQHPDLRADFVMANPPFNIKDWWHASLENDVRWKYGTPPQGNANFAWMQHMLHHLSPTGSMALLLANGSMSSNTNNEGEIRKNLIEADLVECIVALPGQLFTNTQIPACIWFLTKDKKNGLSLDKKKANREGKTLFIDARNLGYMRDRVLRDFTDADIAKITNALHAWQQGENFEGEAYQDEKGFCFSAELKDIQKHDYVLTPGRYVGAVEQEDDGEPFAEKILRLTAQLKEQFAESAVLESEIKKNLKGLGYEF, from the coding sequence ATGCATTCATTGGAACAAAAGTTTCTAAATGACTTAGATGACAAGCTTTGGAAAGCCGCCGATAAATTACGCAGCAGTCTAGATGCAGCCAACTATAAGCATATTGTTTTAGGGTTGATTTTCTTAAAGTACGTTTCTGATGCCTTTGATGAACGACAGTCTGAGCTCAAGACTTTATTCGCTCATCATGATGACAACAATATCTACTACATGGCACGTGATCACTATGATAGCGATGAAGAATACCAACAGGCTATTGCTGACGAACTAGAAATACTGGATTACTACCAAGAAAAAAACGTGTTTTGGGTGCCAAAAGCAGGCCGCTGGTCAAATATCCGTGATGCAGCCGCTTTACCAATTGGCTCAATCATTTGGCAGGATGAACAAGGTGCAGACGTCAAACTGCGTTCGGTATCATGGCTGATTGACAATGCTTTAGATGAAATTGAAAAAGCCAATCCAAAGCTTAAAGGTATCCTGAATCGCATTGGTCAGTACCAGCTGGACAATGACAAGCTACTTGATCTGATCAATACCTTCTCTGACACCAGCTTTACTAAGCCTGAATATAATGGTGAAAAACTCAGTCTGCACAGTAAAGATATTCTCGGGCATGTTTACGAATACTTTTTGGGACAGTTTGCCTTGGCTGAAGGCAAGCAGGGTGGTCAGTACTATACGCCTAAAAGCATCGTCACCTTGATCGTTGAAATGTTGCAGCCTTATAAAGGTCGTGTGTATGACCCTGCAATGGGTTCAGGTGGATTCTTCGTATCCAGTGAAAAGTTCATTGAACAGCATGCTCAGGAAAAGCATTACAAAGCCTCCGAACAGAAAAAGCATATTTCTATTTATGGGCAGGAAAGCAACCCGACCACATGGAAATTGGCTGCTATGAACATGGCGATTCGTGGGATTGATTTTAATTTCGGTAAAAAGAATGCAGACAGCTTTTTAGAGGATCAGCATCCAGACTTGCGTGCTGACTTTGTTATGGCCAATCCGCCTTTTAATATCAAGGATTGGTGGCATGCTTCTCTAGAAAATGATGTGCGCTGGAAGTATGGTACACCGCCACAAGGTAATGCTAACTTTGCTTGGATGCAACACATGCTGCACCATCTATCACCTACGGGCAGTATGGCATTGTTACTTGCCAATGGTTCGATGAGTTCCAATACCAACAATGAAGGTGAGATCCGTAAGAACTTGATCGAAGCTGATCTAGTGGAATGTATTGTTGCATTACCAGGACAACTGTTCACCAACACGCAAATTCCAGCCTGTATTTGGTTCCTAACCAAGGACAAAAAGAATGGCTTGTCTTTAGATAAAAAGAAAGCTAACCGTGAAGGCAAGACCCTGTTCATCGATGCCCGTAATTTGGGCTATATGAGAGATCGCGTACTGCGTGACTTTACCGATGCAGATATTGCTAAAATCACCAATGCTTTACATGCTTGGCAACAAGGCGAAAATTTTGAAGGCGAAGCGTATCAAGATGAGAAAGGTTTCTGCTTCTCTGCTGAGTTAAAAGATATTCAGAAGCACGACTATGTATTGACCCCAGGGCGTTATGTGGGTGCAGTCGAGCAGGAAGATGATGGCGAGCCATTCGCTGAGAAAATACTGCGTTTGACTGCTCAGCTCAAAGAACAATTTGCTGAAAGTGCGGTCTTGGAAAGTGAGATTAAAAAGAATCTAAAGGGCTTGGGTTATGAGTTCTGA
- a CDS encoding AlbA family DNA-binding domain-containing protein, translated as MSSDHPLLQEIQKGESQTLEFKEQLPKGQQVAKTLIAFANTSGGKLVVGVSDDRQLVGIQDDIFELQDQITSMINELCMPNIYIENIQGIELLVIEVSRGSLLPYYLKPQGKAQGTYIRLGASNRVASPEYIQQLELQRLNQTFDEQPNPQYSLDDIDLQPLKQAFAELGKELSLQKMRNLKLIIQQNGQDYPSHGLLILLGLYEQVEIKCSRFKGTTMTVFLDKKEYRGDLFSQLKQTEQFIKNHLHLRAEILGLQRTESYEIPIPAIREALVNAVLHRDYSNAGRDIKVGIYDDILNIVSPGGLPNGLTEEDLAQGRSEIRNRVLARVFKELGYIEQWGSGIARIKDLCLQAGNAEPQLKAQGDFVDWEFYRPSTEKIGGSIGGSIGGSIGGSIQETMLTDRQKEILVLIQQNPKISYRAMAEQLGINESAVKKHLNHLKDAGWLERIGGTRGYWAIKKKVGGVV; from the coding sequence ATGAGTTCTGATCATCCTTTATTGCAAGAAATTCAGAAGGGTGAAAGTCAAACCCTTGAATTTAAAGAGCAGTTACCGAAAGGGCAACAGGTGGCAAAGACTCTGATTGCTTTTGCCAATACCAGTGGCGGTAAATTGGTAGTGGGTGTAAGTGATGATCGCCAACTCGTAGGTATTCAAGATGATATTTTTGAGTTGCAAGATCAGATCACTTCGATGATCAATGAACTCTGTATGCCGAACATCTATATCGAGAATATCCAAGGCATAGAGTTGCTAGTGATTGAAGTCAGCCGTGGTTCGTTATTGCCTTATTATCTCAAGCCGCAAGGCAAGGCACAGGGAACCTATATCCGTCTAGGTGCAAGTAATCGTGTGGCATCGCCTGAGTATATCCAGCAACTTGAATTGCAACGTCTGAACCAAACTTTTGATGAACAGCCGAATCCGCAATACAGTTTAGATGATATTGATTTACAGCCTTTAAAGCAAGCCTTTGCTGAGCTGGGCAAAGAACTGTCTTTGCAGAAAATGCGTAATCTTAAATTGATCATTCAGCAAAATGGACAGGATTATCCTAGTCATGGGTTACTCATTTTGTTGGGGCTTTATGAGCAGGTTGAGATTAAATGCAGCCGCTTTAAAGGCACGACCATGACAGTATTTTTGGATAAAAAAGAATACCGTGGCGACTTATTTAGTCAGTTGAAGCAAACAGAGCAATTCATCAAAAACCATCTGCATCTACGTGCAGAAATTTTAGGGTTACAACGTACAGAAAGTTATGAAATCCCCATTCCTGCTATTCGTGAAGCCTTGGTGAATGCAGTGCTGCACCGTGACTATAGCAATGCAGGGCGTGATATTAAGGTTGGCATTTATGATGACATCCTGAATATTGTATCCCCGGGTGGCTTGCCCAATGGTCTGACTGAAGAAGATTTGGCTCAAGGTCGTTCTGAGATCCGTAACCGTGTTTTGGCGCGTGTGTTTAAAGAGCTGGGTTATATCGAGCAGTGGGGCAGTGGTATTGCCCGTATTAAAGATCTTTGTTTACAAGCAGGTAATGCAGAACCTCAACTGAAAGCACAAGGTGATTTTGTCGATTGGGAATTTTATCGTCCTTCGACTGAGAAAATAGGTGGCTCAATAGGTGGCTCAATAGGTGGCTCAATAGGTGGCTCAATCCAAGAAACTATGCTGACAGATCGTCAAAAAGAGATTTTAGTTTTAATTCAACAGAACCCGAAAATTTCCTATCGTGCTATGGCGGAGCAGCTCGGTATTAATGAGTCAGCAGTGAAAAAGCATTTGAATCATTTAAAAGATGCAGGTTGGCTTGAGCGTATTGGTGGAACGCGTGGTTATTGGGCGATTAAGAAAAAAGTTGGGGGTGTTGTGTGA
- a CDS encoding restriction endonuclease subunit S: MSSTLRLFWEAAGGNVPEHWEFKTIDELLEHPKAISVGVMYPGSDTDGGVPLIKVSDVKNGAIASRPSFCISNKVDEEYKRTRLNGSELLLTLVGNPGDCVIVTDEMCGWNVARALAVIRLKDTQLRSWIRYVLASKPAQHLIEARLNTTVQKTLNLKDVREIGIPIPPREERDSITKVIDSIEKKTLLNTQINQTLESIAQAIFKSWFIDFNPVRAKIAAKQEGNDPELAAMCAISGKSEAEIEQMAKDDFAELQATAALFPDELVESELGEVPKGWDATALGNFLEIKRGGSPRPIQNFMAPTGYPWVKIADATADPSPFLFKTKEFIIKEGLKKTVYLKKGSLILTNSATPGLPKFLELDACIHDGWLYFPQKKHFSDNYLYFLFLKLRTQLVAQGNGSVFTNLKTDILRNQVVLVPTREVIEKFDLQVGKILKMMKTQCIQSSNLSDLRDALLPKLLSGELDVSGLQIEVA; encoded by the coding sequence GTGAGTTCTACTCTACGTTTGTTTTGGGAAGCTGCGGGCGGTAATGTGCCTGAGCATTGGGAATTTAAAACAATAGATGAGTTATTAGAGCATCCGAAGGCTATCTCAGTTGGTGTGATGTATCCGGGATCTGATACTGATGGTGGTGTTCCTTTAATTAAGGTTTCTGATGTTAAAAATGGAGCAATTGCATCACGCCCTTCATTTTGTATCAGTAACAAAGTTGATGAAGAGTATAAAAGGACTCGTTTAAATGGTTCGGAGCTTTTACTGACATTAGTCGGTAATCCCGGTGATTGTGTAATCGTAACTGATGAAATGTGTGGCTGGAACGTGGCTAGAGCATTGGCTGTGATTCGCCTGAAAGATACTCAATTGCGGTCTTGGATACGTTATGTACTGGCAAGTAAGCCCGCACAACATTTAATAGAAGCTAGATTAAATACCACAGTTCAAAAAACCTTGAATTTAAAAGATGTACGGGAAATTGGCATTCCAATTCCTCCTAGAGAAGAACGTGATTCAATAACAAAAGTAATTGATTCAATTGAGAAAAAGACATTACTTAATACGCAAATTAACCAAACACTAGAATCCATCGCCCAAGCCATTTTTAAAAGTTGGTTTATCGACTTTAACCCTGTGCGTGCCAAAATTGCAGCTAAGCAGGAAGGTAATGATCCTGAGCTTGCTGCGATGTGTGCGATTAGCGGTAAAAGTGAAGCGGAAATTGAGCAAATGGCAAAAGATGATTTTGCTGAATTACAGGCGACTGCCGCGCTATTTCCTGATGAGTTAGTAGAGAGTGAGTTAGGGGAAGTGCCGAAGGGGTGGGATGCAACAGCTTTAGGAAATTTTCTTGAAATTAAACGAGGTGGCTCCCCTAGACCAATTCAAAACTTTATGGCACCTACAGGATATCCATGGGTTAAGATTGCTGATGCAACAGCTGATCCTTCGCCTTTTTTATTTAAAACAAAAGAATTTATTATAAAAGAAGGGCTGAAAAAAACTGTTTATCTCAAAAAAGGTTCGTTAATATTAACAAATAGTGCAACACCCGGATTACCTAAGTTTTTAGAATTAGATGCATGTATTCATGATGGATGGTTATATTTTCCTCAAAAAAAACATTTTTCAGATAATTATTTATATTTCTTATTCTTAAAATTAAGAACTCAACTAGTTGCTCAGGGTAATGGTAGTGTTTTTACAAACCTAAAAACAGATATTTTGCGTAATCAAGTTGTTTTAGTACCAACTAGAGAGGTTATTGAAAAATTTGATCTTCAAGTTGGCAAGATATTAAAAATGATGAAAACTCAGTGTATTCAATCCAGTAATTTATCTGATTTGAGAGATGCTTTATTACCAAAGCTACTATCGGGTGAGTTGGACGTGTCGGGTTTACAAATCGAGGTGGCTTGA
- a CDS encoding DUF3800 domain-containing protein, translating to MSVFNIYCDESCHLENDGFAAMVLGAIWCPDSHHKYLARKVKQLKKEFEISANNEIKWTKVSKSKLPFYKALVDLFFDEPLLYFRGVVIPDKSKLNHANFMQSHDDFYYKQWYLLLNRLIAPNHNYKIYLDIKDTKGQEKVTKLREVLCNANYDFDRTIIHSIDLVQSHDVLLLQLADLFIGALSYLHRGLKTSEAKLELIHYLQNRSRLSLQQSTLLKAEKFNLFIWSPQY from the coding sequence GTGAGTGTTTTTAATATTTATTGTGATGAAAGCTGTCATCTCGAAAATGATGGCTTTGCTGCAATGGTACTTGGTGCAATATGGTGCCCAGATTCACATCATAAGTATTTAGCAAGAAAAGTTAAGCAACTCAAAAAAGAATTTGAGATCTCTGCAAATAATGAAATTAAATGGACGAAAGTTTCTAAAAGCAAACTCCCATTTTATAAAGCACTCGTAGATTTATTTTTTGATGAACCTCTTCTTTATTTTAGAGGTGTTGTGATTCCAGATAAAAGTAAATTAAATCATGCAAACTTTATGCAGAGTCACGATGATTTTTATTATAAGCAATGGTACTTACTGCTGAATCGTTTAATTGCACCAAATCATAATTACAAAATCTATTTAGATATCAAAGATACTAAGGGACAAGAGAAAGTAACAAAGTTGCGTGAGGTTTTATGCAATGCGAATTATGATTTTGATCGCACTATTATCCATTCAATAGATTTGGTGCAATCACATGATGTTTTGTTGCTACAGTTAGCAGACTTGTTTATAGGTGCTTTATCGTATTTACATAGAGGGCTAAAGACGAGTGAAGCGAAGCTTGAACTCATTCATTATTTACAAAATCGTTCACGATTGAGCCTGCAGCAAAGTACATTGCTTAAAGCGGAAAAGTTTAATTTGTTCATATGGAGTCCTCAATATTGA
- a CDS encoding type I restriction endonuclease subunit R, with the protein MNETQLENLCLDWFAENGWEVVHGIDIAPDSSNPLRKDYKQILIEADLQAAFERLNPHLPASCFEQVWQKLSKPENLDLVINNRAFHRMLLEGVPVTYKKQDDWVHDHAFLVDFSHVHQNRFVAINQFTILGTKQPRRPDIICFINGIPFAVLELKSPTDENADIWDAFNQLQTYKEEISDLFVFNEALVVSDGVTARVGSLTANQERFLPWRTIKNEDDKPALEWELETVIRGFFDRELFLDYIRFFVLFETDGEKIIKKIAGYHQFHAVREAVQATIAAANPNGDKKAGVVWHTQGSGKSISMCCYAGKLLQQPAMHNPTLLIVTDRNDLDGQLFETFSNAQELLKQTPVQANNRDELRQLLAERESGGIIFTTVQKFALLEGESEHPLLNGRHNIVVMSDEAHRSQYGLKAKLSNDGTYKFGYAKHMRDALKNAAFIGFTGTPISSEDKDTRAVFGDYVSIYDIQDAVDDGATVPIYYESRLAKLDINQTEIEDLSDQVDEVVEDEEDVGNREKTKSEWSRLEKLVGATPRLKQIAADLVTHFEARTEATAGKGMIVTMSREICVHLYNEIVALRPDWHDPDPEKGKIKIVMTGSASDKPLLQPHIYNKQVKKRLEKRFKDVNDPLQLVIVRDMWLTGFDAPCTHTMYIDKPMKGHNLMQAIARVNRVFKDKQGGLVVDYIGIANELKQALKTYTDAKGKGEPTLRAEEAYAVLAEKMDAIRGMFAKTNEQVGMDLSAYETQAHRLIISAANYVLSLKDGKKRFLDLVLATNKAFSLCSTLDEAKNLHKEIAFYSAIKAVISKHTSVDRKLSQAEKDSTLKQILDNAVIADGVTDVFAMCGLDKPNIGLLSDEFLEDVRQMPYRNLAVELLEKLLNDGIKAKTRNNVVQEKRFSDRLQETLRKYNNRAIETSQVIEELIQMAKEFQAEMQREASLGLNPDEIAFYDALANNESAVRELGDDTLKQIAREITEKLRKSTTVDWQVRDSVRAQLKILVRRTLQRWKYPPDKAAEAIELVMKQAEQLSNAWTSG; encoded by the coding sequence ATGAACGAAACACAACTTGAAAACCTTTGCCTCGATTGGTTCGCCGAAAATGGCTGGGAAGTCGTTCATGGTATTGATATTGCACCGGATAGCAGTAATCCTCTACGCAAAGACTATAAACAGATTTTAATCGAAGCTGATTTACAGGCGGCTTTTGAACGCTTAAATCCCCATTTGCCTGCAAGCTGTTTTGAGCAGGTTTGGCAAAAACTGAGCAAGCCTGAAAATTTGGATTTAGTCATTAATAACCGTGCTTTCCACCGTATGTTATTGGAAGGTGTACCTGTCACCTATAAGAAACAGGACGATTGGGTACATGACCATGCCTTCTTGGTGGATTTCAGCCATGTGCATCAAAACCGATTTGTGGCGATTAATCAATTTACTATTCTAGGTACTAAACAACCTCGACGTCCTGATATCATTTGCTTTATCAACGGTATTCCGTTTGCTGTGTTGGAGTTAAAAAGTCCAACCGATGAAAATGCGGATATTTGGGATGCCTTTAACCAGCTGCAAACCTATAAAGAAGAAATCTCGGATCTGTTTGTTTTTAATGAAGCCTTGGTGGTGAGTGATGGCGTAACGGCTCGTGTGGGTTCACTGACTGCGAATCAGGAACGCTTTTTGCCGTGGCGTACCATCAAGAATGAAGATGATAAACCTGCTTTAGAATGGGAACTAGAAACGGTGATTCGAGGCTTCTTTGACCGAGAATTGTTTCTTGATTACATCCGATTCTTTGTGTTGTTTGAAACAGATGGCGAAAAGATCATTAAGAAAATTGCAGGCTACCATCAATTCCATGCGGTTAGAGAAGCCGTACAAGCGACCATTGCGGCAGCCAATCCGAATGGGGATAAGAAAGCAGGTGTTGTTTGGCATACCCAAGGCTCGGGTAAAAGTATCTCTATGTGTTGCTATGCAGGCAAGCTATTACAGCAGCCCGCTATGCACAACCCAACCTTGTTAATCGTGACTGACCGTAATGACTTGGATGGACAGCTCTTTGAAACCTTTAGCAATGCTCAAGAATTATTAAAGCAAACGCCAGTACAAGCCAATAACCGCGATGAGCTAAGACAGCTTTTGGCTGAGCGTGAGTCTGGTGGCATCATCTTTACCACAGTACAAAAATTCGCATTACTAGAAGGTGAGAGTGAGCATCCATTATTGAATGGACGCCATAATATTGTTGTGATGTCAGATGAAGCACATCGTAGCCAATATGGTCTGAAAGCAAAACTGAGCAATGATGGCACATACAAGTTCGGCTATGCCAAGCATATGCGCGATGCCTTAAAGAATGCTGCTTTTATTGGCTTTACTGGAACCCCGATTTCGAGTGAGGATAAAGACACCCGAGCTGTCTTTGGTGATTATGTTTCCATCTATGACATTCAGGATGCCGTCGATGATGGTGCAACCGTCCCAATCTACTACGAATCACGCTTGGCAAAGCTGGACATCAATCAGACTGAAATTGAAGATTTATCTGATCAAGTCGATGAAGTTGTAGAAGATGAAGAAGATGTTGGTAACCGAGAAAAGACCAAGAGTGAGTGGAGCCGACTAGAAAAACTGGTGGGTGCCACACCACGACTAAAACAGATTGCTGCGGATTTAGTCACACACTTTGAAGCCCGAACCGAAGCCACGGCAGGTAAAGGTATGATTGTCACGATGAGCCGAGAGATTTGTGTTCATCTCTACAATGAGATTGTTGCTTTGCGCCCAGATTGGCATGACCCTGATCCTGAAAAGGGTAAAATCAAAATTGTGATGACAGGTTCAGCTTCAGATAAACCATTGTTACAGCCACATATTTACAACAAGCAAGTTAAAAAGCGTCTGGAAAAACGATTCAAGGATGTAAACGATCCCCTGCAACTGGTGATTGTACGCGATATGTGGCTTACAGGTTTTGATGCACCGTGTACACACACCATGTATATCGATAAGCCAATGAAAGGCCATAACCTCATGCAGGCCATTGCACGTGTGAACCGTGTTTTTAAAGATAAGCAGGGTGGACTAGTTGTTGACTATATCGGCATTGCTAATGAATTGAAGCAAGCATTAAAAACCTATACCGATGCCAAAGGTAAAGGTGAGCCGACTTTACGTGCAGAAGAAGCCTATGCAGTTCTTGCTGAAAAGATGGATGCCATACGAGGAATGTTTGCCAAAACCAATGAGCAGGTAGGCATGGATTTAAGTGCTTATGAAACTCAGGCACACCGACTGATTATCTCCGCAGCTAACTATGTGCTGAGCTTAAAGGATGGTAAAAAGCGTTTTCTTGATTTAGTCCTGGCAACCAATAAAGCCTTCTCTTTATGCAGCACCTTGGATGAAGCGAAGAACCTGCACAAAGAAATTGCCTTTTACTCAGCCATTAAAGCGGTCATTAGCAAGCATACCTCTGTAGATCGTAAACTGTCGCAAGCTGAAAAGGACAGTACACTAAAACAGATTCTGGATAATGCTGTCATTGCAGATGGGGTAACAGATGTTTTTGCAATGTGTGGTTTAGATAAACCAAACATTGGCTTGCTTTCAGATGAGTTCTTAGAAGATGTACGGCAGATGCCATATCGTAATTTGGCAGTTGAACTTCTAGAAAAGTTGTTGAATGACGGCATTAAAGCAAAGACGCGAAACAATGTGGTACAGGAAAAACGCTTCTCTGACCGTTTGCAGGAAACCTTGAGGAAATACAATAACCGAGCGATTGAAACTTCTCAGGTCATTGAAGAACTCATTCAAATGGCAAAAGAATTTCAGGCAGAGATGCAGCGTGAAGCATCACTTGGGTTAAATCCAGATGAAATCGCTTTCTACGATGCCTTGGCGAATAATGAAAGTGCTGTCAGAGAGCTTGGAGACGATACGCTGAAACAGATCGCACGAGAGATTACAGAGAAGCTACGGAAATCAACGACGGTCGATTGGCAGGTTCGGGATAGTGTGCGTGCTCAGCTGAAAATATTAGTACGTCGTACTTTGCAGCGTTGGAAGTATCCACCTGATAAAGCAGCTGAAGCGATTGAGTTAGTGATGAAGCAGGCTGAGCAGTTGTCGAATGCTTGGACGAGTGGATAA
- a CDS encoding DUF805 domain-containing protein: MKGTLLDFSIQTNEGIITGQDNNRYKFTGAEWKENVSPSRGQQVDFEVSESGQAVGIYLEYPAQALAKKQISASTGTAVELKDEANYNLLDWSMKCMRKYVDFSGRARRKEYWYFYLFQIIVGFGLGIIAAILDLSDDGLNGIMALMYLVFLLPNLSVLARRLHDVNRSGWWMLISLTIIGLIPLFIWLVSETKQESNQWGQPAK; the protein is encoded by the coding sequence ATGAAAGGTACATTATTAGATTTTAGTATTCAAACAAATGAAGGGATTATTACTGGTCAAGATAATAATCGATATAAGTTTACAGGTGCTGAGTGGAAAGAAAATGTTTCCCCAAGCCGCGGACAGCAAGTCGATTTTGAAGTCAGTGAGTCTGGTCAGGCTGTTGGTATTTATCTTGAGTATCCAGCTCAAGCTCTAGCAAAAAAACAAATTTCTGCATCAACAGGCACAGCTGTAGAATTAAAAGATGAAGCAAATTATAACCTTCTCGACTGGTCAATGAAATGTATGCGGAAGTATGTCGATTTTTCTGGGCGTGCAAGACGTAAAGAGTATTGGTATTTCTACCTATTCCAGATTATTGTCGGATTCGGTCTAGGGATAATTGCTGCCATACTTGACTTAAGTGATGATGGGTTGAATGGTATTATGGCTTTGATGTATTTAGTCTTTTTACTACCGAACTTATCTGTTCTTGCACGCCGACTGCATGACGTGAATCGTTCTGGATGGTGGATGCTTATTTCATTGACAATTATTGGACTTATTCCTCTATTTATTTGGTTGGTTTCAGAAACAAAGCAAGAATCAAACCAATGGGGACAACCTGCAAAATAA